In one Bos mutus isolate GX-2022 chromosome 19, NWIPB_WYAK_1.1, whole genome shotgun sequence genomic region, the following are encoded:
- the BHLHA9 gene encoding class A basic helix-loop-helix protein 9, whose amino-acid sequence MHRGAPGPGLRGLKGAEGSPQDLGNSCLEAERDFGVLRENGGPRGLGEAEEVAGSRKRSRPVRSKARRMAANVRERRRILDYNEAFNALRRALRHDLGGKRLSKIATLRRAIHRIAALSLVLRASPAPRWPCGHQECHRQAARAGDAGDLGSSPPAPPPPAGPFAPRCASCHPHTPLGRPRAVAEALPGWAQASPGSWRRSLGAPSAWPRGLLRAGPGLGHQHY is encoded by the coding sequence ATGCATCGAGGCGCGCCAGGACCAGGCCTCAGGGGCCTGAAGGGGGCTGAGGGCTCTCCTCAAGACTTGgggaactcttgcctggaagccGAGAGGGATTTTGGGGTGCTGAGAGAGAACGGCGGCCCCCGAGGCCTGGGCGAGGCGGAGGAGGTCGCCGGAAGTAGAAAACGCAGCCGGCCTGTGCGGTCCAAGGCGCGGCGCATGGCCGCCAACGTGCGCGAGCGCAGGCGCATCCTGGACTACAATGAGGCCTTCAACGCGCTGCGCCGCGCGCTGCGGCACGACTTGGGCGGAAAGAGGCTCTCCAAGATCGCCACGCTGCGCAGGGCCATCCACCGCATCGCCGCGCTGTCCCTCGTGCTACGCGCCAGCCCCGCGCCCCGCTGGCCCTGCGGGCACCAGGAGTGCCACAGGCAGGCCGCGCGCGCCGGGGACGCTGGGGACCTGGGCTCCAGCCcgccggcgccgccgccgcccgccgggCCCTTCGCGCCGCGCTGCGCCTCGTGCCACCCGCACACACCCCTGGGACGGCCCAGGGCGGTGGCCGAGGCACTGCCGGGCTGGGCCCAGGCCTCCCCCGGAAGCTGGCGCCGAAGTCTCGGGGCCCCCTCGGCCTGGCCGCGGGGCCTCCTGCGAGCGGGCCCCGGGCTGGGCCACCAACACTACTGA